The following are from one region of the Phycisphaerae bacterium genome:
- a CDS encoding von Willebrand factor type A domain-containing protein → MTIDPNDPRLTAYALGELDGAEREAFECLLESDPAARALVDDLRRTADVLERALAEEGQVALAPSQREEIAAASEARDLGHRAARPRRLYRVMIPSALAASILLAAFVGYMMLPRLGRARESSEKAKKLAAARLSQQDMRLQSEVTAPVQRIRKRNLTPYAGIGGSSVHAEVNPGNESESLVGAGVVGGDPPGTTAAPRNEALTSTRAVAASLHFETYDNISYGYHTPSSDKKSTTVPLDNRSIILSGESPWLEIERASGEDYQSLPENPFLTLDQQPVSTFSIDVDTASYANVRRFLTKGMLPPTPAVRIEELINYFHYDYPPPTGDEPFSVNVEFAECPWNAEHRLARIGLKGKVFPEDTRPSANVVFLIDVSGSMQPANKLPLLIEGMKMMVEELYDDDRVAIVVYAGSSGLVLPSTPGYQQGAIRAALDGLRAGGSTNAGEGIELAYDTALNNYIEGGANRVILATDGDFNVGVTNRAELEALITDRARDGVFLTVLGLGMGNLKDGMLEMLADKGNGNYAYIDSLDEARKVLVDQMGGTLVTIAKDVKIQVEFNPDEVVGYRLVGYENRMLQTEDFDDDTKDAGEIGAGHTVTALYELIPASPLTESVGEETFEPNFAATMNGAAMTVRLRYKDPDGDISRLIEFPAYDTGLTLDDASDDFVFAAAVASFGMLLRHSQYADLIDFPFVAELAGTAMGYDPDGYRAEFVDLVRKADALQRRR, encoded by the coding sequence ATGACCATTGATCCGAACGACCCTCGTTTGACAGCCTACGCCCTGGGCGAACTCGACGGCGCGGAGCGCGAGGCGTTCGAGTGCCTGCTGGAAAGCGACCCGGCAGCGCGGGCGTTGGTGGACGACCTGCGTCGCACGGCCGACGTGTTGGAGCGTGCCCTGGCGGAAGAAGGACAGGTGGCCCTCGCGCCCTCTCAGCGGGAGGAGATTGCCGCGGCTTCAGAGGCGCGGGACTTGGGACATCGCGCGGCACGTCCGCGACGGCTATATCGCGTGATGATCCCGTCGGCCTTGGCGGCATCGATTCTCCTGGCCGCGTTCGTTGGTTATATGATGCTGCCGCGCCTGGGCAGGGCAAGAGAGAGCTCGGAAAAGGCCAAGAAGTTGGCCGCTGCGAGATTGAGCCAGCAGGACATGCGCTTACAGTCGGAAGTTACGGCGCCGGTTCAGCGAATTCGCAAGAGGAATCTGACACCGTATGCCGGAATTGGGGGATCGTCGGTACACGCAGAGGTCAATCCCGGAAACGAGTCAGAGTCGCTTGTTGGCGCCGGTGTGGTTGGAGGTGACCCGCCGGGGACTACCGCCGCGCCAAGGAACGAGGCTCTGACGAGCACGAGGGCGGTGGCGGCGAGCCTCCACTTCGAGACCTACGACAACATATCCTACGGCTACCATACTCCATCTTCCGACAAGAAATCGACGACGGTCCCGCTGGATAATCGCTCGATCATTCTGTCAGGCGAGAGTCCCTGGCTGGAGATTGAACGCGCAAGCGGCGAGGATTACCAGTCCTTGCCCGAAAACCCCTTCCTCACCCTGGACCAGCAGCCGGTCTCCACGTTCTCCATCGACGTGGACACGGCCTCCTATGCCAACGTGCGGCGGTTTCTGACAAAGGGCATGTTGCCGCCCACGCCGGCTGTGCGCATCGAGGAGCTGATCAACTACTTCCACTACGACTACCCGCCGCCCACGGGCGACGAGCCGTTCTCCGTGAACGTCGAGTTCGCGGAGTGCCCCTGGAACGCCGAGCACCGCCTGGCCCGCATCGGGCTCAAGGGAAAGGTGTTCCCCGAGGACACGCGGCCGTCCGCGAACGTCGTGTTTCTCATCGATGTCTCCGGCTCCATGCAGCCCGCCAACAAGCTGCCGCTCCTCATCGAGGGCATGAAGATGATGGTCGAGGAGCTGTACGACGACGACCGCGTGGCCATCGTGGTCTACGCCGGTTCATCCGGATTGGTGTTGCCTTCGACCCCCGGCTATCAGCAGGGTGCCATCCGGGCGGCACTGGACGGGCTCCGGGCGGGCGGATCGACCAACGCCGGCGAGGGCATCGAACTGGCCTACGACACGGCCCTGAACAACTACATCGAAGGCGGCGCCAACCGCGTGATCCTGGCCACCGACGGCGACTTCAACGTGGGCGTCACCAATCGGGCGGAACTGGAAGCGCTCATCACCGATCGCGCCCGCGACGGCGTGTTTCTGACGGTGCTCGGCCTGGGCATGGGTAACCTCAAGGATGGCATGCTGGAGATGCTGGCCGACAAGGGCAACGGCAACTACGCCTACATCGATTCGCTTGACGAAGCGCGCAAGGTGCTCGTCGATCAGATGGGCGGAACGCTGGTGACCATCGCCAAGGACGTCAAAATCCAGGTGGAATTTAATCCGGATGAGGTCGTCGGCTACCGGCTCGTGGGCTACGAGAACCGCATGCTCCAGACCGAGGATTTCGACGACGATACCAAGGACGCCGGCGAGATTGGCGCCGGACATACGGTCACGGCGCTCTACGAGTTGATCCCGGCATCGCCGCTCACTGAATCCGTCGGAGAAGAAACGTTCGAGCCGAATTTCGCGGCCACAATGAACGGCGCGGCCATGACCGTCCGGCTGCGCTACAAGGATCCGGATGGCGACATCAGCAGGCTGATCGAATTCCCTGCGTATGACACGGGCTTGACGCTGGATGACGCCTCGGATGACTTCGTGTTCGCCGCGGCCGTGGCGTCTTTCGGCATGTTGCTGCGTCACTCGCAGTACGCCGATCTGATCGACTTCCCCTTTGTCGCCGAGCTGGCCGGCACCGCCATGGGGTATGACCCCGACGGCTACCGGGCCGAGTTCGTGGACTTGGTTCGCAAAGCGGACGCGCTGCAACGACGCCGCTAA
- a CDS encoding type II/IV secretion system protein, giving the protein MLAAELAEPLVVKRLLNEGTLTFVSLTTLLRESEIAGLPLAETILARDLISDADLAQMYADLTGYRFLDLTRRTPTRAWVLTLPENIARRKDCLIFGEVGGQLIAAVADPVDPTVRAAVTSRFERPVQLVVSPRYQIREQIEHVYGQARSQGARVQSMTPISQAVAPSTATGLNMLEQFDSIIDEAVDRRASDIHIEPEEDRLRVRLRIDGRLMEVRAFPLDAAAPLVSRIKVLATLDITERRKPQDGRFSHRSFDQEIDVRVAVIPGARGECVTLRLLTQDKSQITMESLGMGLEIRQAFERLIHRPYGIILLTGPTGSGKTTTLYAALQCINTIDKHIVTVEDPVEYQIAGVNQVPVDRQFGVSFASALRSILRHDPDVIMVGEIRDEETAHLALEASLTGHLVFATLHTNSAVGAVTRLLDMGCEPYLVASAIIGVMAQRLVRKICPNCRKPYEPNDTERRIMGIPAERTGVEIFRGAGCSRCLRSGYFGRVGVFEFVSFDSGLSNLVMRKATTEELESYAVEHGAITLRDDAIAKVRDGLTTLEEALRVTRMEGIGAGA; this is encoded by the coding sequence ATGCTCGCCGCCGAACTTGCCGAACCGCTCGTCGTCAAGCGCCTTCTGAACGAAGGCACGCTGACGTTTGTATCTCTCACGACGCTGCTGCGGGAGTCGGAGATCGCTGGGCTGCCGCTTGCCGAGACAATCCTGGCCCGCGATTTGATCAGCGACGCCGATCTGGCACAGATGTACGCGGACCTGACGGGATATCGGTTTCTCGACCTTACCCGTCGGACGCCCACCCGGGCGTGGGTGCTCACCCTTCCCGAGAACATCGCCCGGCGAAAGGACTGCCTGATTTTCGGTGAGGTTGGCGGACAGCTCATCGCCGCAGTGGCCGACCCCGTTGATCCGACGGTTCGCGCGGCGGTCACCTCCCGGTTCGAGCGCCCGGTGCAGCTCGTGGTCAGTCCGCGCTACCAGATTCGCGAGCAGATCGAGCATGTCTACGGGCAGGCGCGATCGCAGGGGGCCAGGGTCCAGTCGATGACGCCCATTTCCCAGGCCGTGGCTCCTTCGACGGCCACGGGCCTGAACATGCTCGAGCAGTTCGACAGCATCATCGATGAAGCCGTGGATCGCCGCGCGAGTGATATTCACATCGAGCCGGAAGAGGATCGCCTTCGCGTCCGTCTGCGCATCGACGGACGGCTCATGGAAGTGCGCGCGTTTCCGCTGGACGCGGCCGCGCCGCTGGTTTCTCGCATCAAGGTGCTGGCGACGCTCGATATCACCGAGCGGCGCAAACCGCAGGACGGCCGGTTCAGTCATCGCAGCTTCGATCAGGAAATCGACGTTCGCGTCGCCGTCATTCCCGGCGCGCGCGGAGAGTGCGTAACGCTTCGTTTGCTTACGCAAGACAAGTCGCAGATCACGATGGAATCGCTGGGAATGGGCCTGGAGATTCGGCAGGCGTTCGAGCGCCTCATCCATCGCCCCTACGGCATCATTCTGCTTACCGGTCCAACGGGAAGCGGCAAGACCACGACGCTCTACGCGGCACTCCAGTGTATCAACACCATCGACAAGCACATCGTGACCGTGGAGGATCCCGTCGAGTACCAGATTGCCGGCGTGAACCAGGTGCCCGTGGACCGGCAGTTCGGCGTGTCCTTCGCTTCGGCGCTGCGGAGCATCTTGCGGCACGATCCCGACGTCATCATGGTCGGCGAGATTCGTGACGAGGAGACGGCCCACCTGGCCCTTGAGGCTTCGCTGACCGGCCACCTCGTCTTCGCCACCTTGCACACGAACTCCGCCGTCGGCGCCGTGACGCGACTGCTGGACATGGGCTGCGAGCCCTACCTCGTGGCCAGTGCCATCATCGGCGTGATGGCCCAACGCCTGGTCCGCAAGATCTGTCCCAACTGCCGCAAGCCCTACGAGCCGAACGACACCGAACGGCGCATCATGGGCATCCCCGCGGAGCGCACCGGCGTGGAGATCTTCCGCGGCGCGGGGTGCTCGCGATGCCTGCGCTCCGGGTACTTCGGACGCGTGGGAGTTTTCGAATTCGTCTCGTTCGACTCCGGCCTGTCGAACCTGGTCATGCGCAAGGCTACGACGGAGGAATTGGAGAGCTACGCCGTCGAGCACGGGGCGATCACGCTCCGCGATGACGCCATCGCCAAGGTACGCGACGGCCTGACCACCTTGGAGGAAGCCCTGCGCGTCACGCGCATGGAAGGCATCGGCGCCGGGGCGTGA
- a CDS encoding VPLPA-CTERM sorting domain-containing protein, translating to MFSGGKKVAIAAALTGAVIGFASPAKAVLNQTVGGLVSSQVTADISFTYQSLSDTAAKIIVQVTNTTSTSFGGVITAWGFNVPTIAGVAFTSIGGDVDDAGPQQATALTSPNPSGWWVRYDPGNIKTPNAAGFFDFGVMNANSVPAFITDGTGSGIQIVEGASETYTFDIVGTGLDNLSNAQFESAFWNELSTGGTAGAFNFGVRFQSTGPTGGGSDLAVTTIPLPGAAWLVLAGLPGLVFLRRYGVTRGA from the coding sequence ATGTTCTCGGGGGGAAAGAAGGTTGCTATTGCGGCAGCCTTGACGGGGGCGGTCATTGGTTTTGCGTCACCGGCGAAGGCCGTGCTGAATCAGACCGTTGGGGGGCTGGTCAGCAGTCAGGTGACGGCGGACATCTCCTTCACTTACCAATCACTGAGCGACACGGCTGCCAAGATCATCGTGCAAGTCACAAACACGACCTCCACGTCTTTCGGGGGGGTAATCACGGCGTGGGGCTTTAACGTTCCCACCATCGCGGGCGTCGCGTTTACCAGTATTGGCGGTGACGTCGACGACGCGGGACCACAGCAGGCCACGGCGCTGACGTCGCCCAACCCGAGCGGTTGGTGGGTGCGCTACGATCCCGGCAACATCAAGACCCCGAACGCAGCCGGCTTCTTCGATTTCGGCGTGATGAACGCCAACTCGGTTCCCGCATTCATCACCGATGGAACAGGCAGCGGCATCCAGATCGTCGAGGGAGCTTCGGAAACCTACACCTTTGACATTGTGGGCACGGGTCTGGACAACCTCAGCAATGCCCAGTTCGAGTCCGCGTTCTGGAACGAGCTTTCCACGGGCGGAACGGCCGGGGCATTCAATTTCGGCGTTCGCTTCCAGAGTACCGGCCCCACGGGCGGCGGCTCCGACTTGGCGGTGACGACCATCCCGCTTCCCGGTGCCGCGTGGCTGGTCCTGGCGGGGTTGCCCGGGCTGGTATTCCTTCGGCGATATGGCGTCACCAGGGGCGCCTGA
- a CDS encoding serine acetyltransferase: MPEDFIMGPKLGDLVERIVSSYRADARTQHIDRIYLPSRADIVRLTNELLELLYPGFLGRQHLTQYNVAFHVGDLLPRIAEKLFRQIYLCLCYMEEAATSGKNPAGDCENRARRYTVDLLEDIPAIREMLAGDVQASYDGDPAALNLDEVMLAYPGLLAISVHRLAHRLYSLDVPLMPRIMSEWAHAQTGIDIHPGARIGQSFFIDHGTGVVIGETTDIGDNVKVYQGVTLGALSFPKDERGRVIRGAKRHPTVKDNVTLYANAIVLGGETVIGENSVIGGSVFVTSSVPPNSVVTFKPPELKVKQRGADTDKKPAPPPEQEAQQYMPDYMI; encoded by the coding sequence ATGCCTGAAGACTTCATCATGGGACCCAAGCTCGGCGATCTCGTCGAGCGAATCGTGAGCAGCTACCGGGCGGACGCCCGCACGCAGCACATCGACCGTATTTACCTGCCTTCCCGCGCCGACATTGTTCGCCTGACCAACGAGCTTCTCGAGCTGCTCTACCCGGGCTTCCTCGGGCGGCAGCACCTTACGCAGTACAATGTCGCTTTCCACGTGGGTGACCTGCTGCCGCGCATCGCGGAGAAGCTGTTCCGCCAGATCTATCTCTGCCTGTGTTACATGGAAGAGGCGGCGACCTCGGGGAAGAACCCGGCCGGCGACTGCGAAAACCGGGCCCGCCGATATACCGTGGATTTACTCGAGGACATCCCTGCGATTCGCGAGATGCTGGCCGGCGACGTGCAGGCTTCGTATGACGGCGACCCGGCGGCGCTGAATCTCGATGAAGTCATGCTCGCCTATCCCGGTCTGCTGGCCATCAGCGTTCACCGTCTGGCCCACCGGCTTTATTCGCTCGATGTGCCGCTCATGCCGCGCATCATGTCCGAATGGGCTCACGCCCAGACGGGCATTGATATACACCCCGGCGCACGCATCGGGCAAAGCTTCTTCATCGATCACGGTACGGGCGTGGTTATCGGCGAGACGACGGACATCGGCGACAACGTTAAGGTCTACCAGGGCGTGACGCTCGGTGCCCTCTCGTTCCCCAAGGATGAACGGGGGCGCGTGATTCGCGGGGCCAAGCGGCACCCCACGGTGAAGGACAACGTCACCCTCTACGCCAATGCCATTGTCCTCGGAGGCGAAACCGTTATCGGCGAGAACTCCGTCATCGGCGGTTCCGTGTTCGTCACGTCCAGCGTTCCGCCCAACAGCGTGGTCACGTTCAAGCCGCCGGAGCTGAAGGTCAAGCAACGCGGTGCGGACACGGACAAGAAACCCGCGCCTCCGCCGGAGCAAGAGGCCCAGCAATACATGCCGGACTACATGATCTGA
- a CDS encoding sigma-70 family RNA polymerase sigma factor, giving the protein MTQSEKPRQAAWVQAALERHESALVRYAFRLTGDLDAARDAVQETFLRLCREDHARLDGRLAPWLFAVCRSRALDVQRKDRRMKTLVESKSLAPAAAPATPIEAALHGEACDRVGAMVNELPANQQEVVILRFQAGLRYREIAQVTGLSAGNVGFLLHAAMTTLRKRMNNED; this is encoded by the coding sequence ATGACCCAGTCCGAAAAGCCGCGACAAGCCGCGTGGGTGCAGGCCGCACTGGAACGGCACGAATCCGCGCTGGTCCGCTATGCCTTCCGCCTGACCGGCGATCTCGACGCGGCCCGTGACGCCGTGCAGGAGACCTTCCTGCGGCTCTGCCGGGAGGACCACGCCCGTCTGGATGGTCGCCTGGCGCCGTGGCTCTTTGCCGTCTGCCGCAGCCGCGCCCTGGATGTCCAACGCAAGGATCGTCGCATGAAGACCCTGGTGGAATCGAAAAGCCTGGCACCCGCGGCCGCACCGGCAACGCCCATCGAGGCCGCCCTGCACGGCGAGGCGTGCGACCGCGTCGGCGCGATGGTGAACGAACTTCCCGCAAACCAGCAGGAGGTCGTAATCCTCCGCTTCCAGGCGGGGCTGCGCTACCGGGAGATCGCTCAGGTGACCGGACTCTCCGCAGGCAACGTCGGCTTCCTCCTGCACGCCGCCATGACCACGCTGCGCAAGCGCATGAACAACGAAGATTGA
- a CDS encoding SOS response-associated peptidase, with translation MCGRFTLTTPADVLAEVFELAETPPLSPRYNIAPTQAVAAVRAEAGARRCDLLHWGLIPFWADDPAIGNRMINARADGVASKPSFRAAFKKRRCLVLADGFYEWQKVPGSRQKQPFYIHLRDHRPFAFAGLWEHWEGGDGSAVDSCTIITTNPNELMEPIHDRMPVILPASSYDTWLDPNCQNAPALNQLLLPFPAKEMQAYPISKKVNKPTYDAPDCIEPTE, from the coding sequence ATGTGCGGACGATTTACTCTCACGACGCCGGCCGATGTCCTGGCGGAGGTCTTTGAACTCGCGGAGACGCCGCCGCTTTCGCCCCGCTACAACATCGCGCCGACGCAAGCCGTTGCCGCCGTCCGCGCGGAGGCAGGCGCACGGCGGTGCGATCTGCTGCACTGGGGCCTCATCCCCTTCTGGGCCGACGACCCCGCCATCGGAAACCGCATGATCAACGCCCGCGCGGATGGCGTGGCGAGCAAACCGTCGTTCCGCGCCGCTTTCAAGAAACGCCGCTGCCTGGTTCTGGCCGATGGCTTCTACGAGTGGCAGAAAGTCCCCGGCTCCCGACAGAAGCAGCCCTTCTACATTCACCTGCGCGATCATCGCCCCTTCGCATTCGCGGGTCTCTGGGAACACTGGGAGGGTGGCGACGGATCGGCCGTCGACTCCTGTACGATCATCACCACCAACCCCAACGAGCTCATGGAACCCATCCACGACCGCATGCCGGTCATTCTCCCGGCGTCGAGCTACGACACCTGGCTTGATCCCAATTGCCAAAACGCCCCCGCGCTCAATCAACTTCTCTTGCCATTCCCGGCCAAAGAGATGCAGGCCTACCCCATCAGCAAAAAGGTGAACAAGCCGACCTACGATGCGCCGGACTGCATCGAGCCGACAGAATGA